In a single window of the Olivibacter sp. SDN3 genome:
- a CDS encoding carboxypeptidase regulatory-like domain-containing protein → MLFYIKNRKACVLMLLFLISVLPLRSLAQGSGEISGRITDHHDTPLSDLTIILNNGLRQTVSDEEGYFTFTGLADGHYTVRVLYFNSPAEKAITITGQEKLRLDFSIQAGSQELDAVTVSVNRKTIPSSTLRLSENLLVTPQNIQIIDQNMINDQVILSTAEGFTKNVSGARTVYHQEEGSAGIYVRGYSASNLRNGMDVSGSFGPLREDMAFVERIEFVKGPAGFMMGNTQPGGFYNIVTKKPKIDGESSARLTLGSFGLYRGEVDVNSKLSEDGKLLGRLNLMGTKKGSHVITVSHEQFVINPSVKYLLSDKTDFTAEYIYSQNAFTGGFSKYAYGLNNFKEVPDWFSFNDPIIQPTVVREHNIFGTINHLLSDTWMLTGQFGYINSGMQGESLYTFFNSIDAEGNVFRRLAANDALNTSTVGQVFAKGKFNIGQTQNNVLMGLDMGTKFYVADWTNLPDTVGGAFNIYDPVYGNLSASDIPVYDRSKPLRERGAMYLTEYTYYSAHFQDEVHLLNDRLRIGAGLRYTTTTRTSAASNGNRVDNSALTPRFSITGLLTPTLTAYALYDQSFQEQTGMQLNGDPVDPSRGINQEVGLKKAWFGGNLLAGITAYHLTRTNITTTAGPDNPGFVEQSGEATSKGIEVDINGRIGNSWNIMLNYAYTDAKITEDNDPSRVGQMLLGTAKHISNAWIKYTLDEGLLKGLGFMAGYEFQNKRAAWPVTEEKYLPDNLFLLDLGTTFKKDNYQISLLVNNLTNRYNYTGHFPGAWGYSHYGWRSLPPRSFRLTLGYSF, encoded by the coding sequence ATGCTTTTTTACATAAAAAACAGGAAGGCTTGCGTTCTTATGCTCCTTTTCTTAATTTCTGTTCTTCCCTTGCGCAGCCTTGCACAAGGCTCCGGTGAAATATCCGGAAGAATCACCGATCATCATGATACTCCGCTAAGTGATTTAACGATCATCCTGAACAACGGTCTCCGGCAGACAGTGAGTGATGAGGAAGGCTACTTTACTTTTACTGGATTGGCAGACGGCCACTATACCGTACGCGTACTTTATTTTAATTCCCCGGCAGAAAAAGCTATTACCATTACCGGGCAAGAGAAGCTTCGTTTAGATTTCAGTATACAGGCAGGCAGTCAGGAGCTGGATGCTGTCACCGTATCTGTTAATAGAAAAACGATACCATCGTCTACCTTAAGGTTATCAGAAAATCTGCTGGTAACCCCTCAAAACATACAGATTATCGATCAAAACATGATCAACGATCAGGTTATTCTATCTACCGCAGAGGGCTTTACGAAGAACGTTAGTGGGGCACGGACGGTATACCATCAGGAAGAAGGAAGTGCCGGCATTTACGTTCGTGGCTATTCGGCCTCAAACTTACGGAACGGTATGGATGTTAGTGGTAGCTTTGGACCGTTAAGGGAGGATATGGCCTTTGTTGAACGCATAGAATTTGTCAAGGGCCCCGCCGGTTTCATGATGGGTAACACACAACCCGGTGGCTTCTATAATATTGTGACGAAGAAACCTAAAATCGATGGTGAAAGCTCCGCCCGCCTCACCTTGGGCAGCTTTGGTCTCTACCGTGGAGAGGTTGATGTAAACAGCAAACTATCGGAAGACGGGAAACTTTTGGGCCGTTTGAATCTTATGGGTACCAAAAAAGGCTCACACGTCATTACCGTATCTCACGAGCAATTTGTGATCAACCCTTCGGTCAAATACTTATTATCGGATAAAACAGATTTTACCGCGGAATATATTTACTCGCAGAACGCTTTTACCGGTGGTTTTTCAAAGTATGCCTATGGGCTTAATAACTTCAAGGAAGTGCCCGATTGGTTCAGTTTTAACGACCCCATCATCCAACCCACCGTCGTGCGCGAGCATAATATCTTTGGAACCATCAACCACCTGCTTTCAGACACCTGGATGTTAACGGGCCAGTTTGGTTACATCAATTCCGGTATGCAGGGCGAATCGCTCTATACCTTCTTTAATTCCATTGATGCCGAGGGAAATGTCTTTCGCCGCCTAGCCGCAAACGATGCCCTCAATACGTCAACCGTTGGGCAGGTGTTTGCCAAAGGTAAGTTTAACATAGGACAAACGCAGAATAACGTATTAATGGGCTTAGACATGGGAACAAAATTCTATGTTGCCGACTGGACAAACCTTCCTGATACGGTAGGTGGGGCTTTCAACATTTACGATCCCGTTTACGGCAACCTTAGCGCCAGCGATATTCCGGTATACGACCGGAGCAAGCCCTTGCGTGAACGTGGAGCGATGTACCTGACCGAATACACCTATTACTCTGCGCACTTTCAGGATGAGGTACATCTGCTAAATGATCGTCTGCGCATCGGTGCTGGATTACGCTATACCACTACAACACGTACCAGTGCAGCATCCAATGGTAATCGTGTAGACAATTCGGCACTTACCCCTAGATTTAGTATTACCGGGCTGCTAACGCCAACACTTACAGCCTACGCCCTATACGATCAAAGCTTTCAAGAGCAGACCGGTATGCAGTTGAATGGTGACCCCGTAGATCCTTCCCGCGGCATTAATCAGGAGGTGGGATTGAAGAAAGCATGGTTTGGAGGCAATTTATTGGCCGGCATTACCGCCTATCACCTTACACGCACCAATATTACGACTACAGCAGGGCCAGATAACCCCGGTTTCGTAGAGCAATCGGGCGAGGCAACATCCAAAGGTATTGAGGTAGATATCAATGGAAGGATTGGAAATTCATGGAATATCATGCTCAATTATGCTTATACTGACGCCAAAATTACAGAAGATAATGATCCCAGCAGGGTTGGCCAGATGTTATTGGGTACAGCTAAACACATATCTAATGCATGGATCAAATACACGCTGGACGAAGGTTTGCTGAAGGGCCTAGGCTTTATGGCCGGTTATGAATTCCAGAACAAGCGGGCGGCATGGCCGGTAACCGAAGAAAAATACCTGCCCGACAATCTCTTTCTCTTAGATCTCGGCACCACCTTTAAAAAAGACAATTACCAAATATCGTTACTTGTAAACAATCTGACGAACCGTTATAATTATACCGGGCATTTCCCTGGAGCATGGGGTTATTCTCATTATGGATGGCGATCGTTACCACCTCGAAGTTTCCGCCTTACACTGGGTTATAGCTTCTAG
- a CDS encoding polysaccharide biosynthesis/export family protein, which produces MMYRLKKILLPTLLLAIVCSSCRSNKTIPYFKNIPESEYNKIRQSAFTEPTILPDDILDITIQTAELTASNSINEAATNNSVVAAGGQQRVTGFVVDKEGEVELPILGRMKLAGLTSYEARNLIREKAKKYLIQPTVQVRFVNFKVTIIGEVGRPSSYTMPSERVTVLDAIGLAGDLTIYGKRENVLLIRETPEGKEMVRFNLNDSKLFDSPYYYLKQNDIIYVEPSKGKIASAESSRFSMLAVIASLASTVVLIITRL; this is translated from the coding sequence ATGATGTATAGGCTGAAAAAAATACTATTACCAACACTTTTGCTCGCTATTGTATGCTCGTCTTGCAGAAGTAATAAAACCATCCCGTATTTTAAAAATATACCGGAATCAGAATACAACAAAATCCGTCAATCAGCATTCACTGAGCCGACTATATTGCCTGATGATATCTTGGATATTACTATACAGACAGCAGAACTTACGGCTTCGAATTCGATCAATGAGGCTGCAACGAACAATAGCGTAGTTGCCGCAGGTGGTCAACAAAGAGTTACAGGTTTTGTGGTCGATAAGGAAGGGGAAGTAGAATTACCGATTTTGGGAAGAATGAAATTGGCGGGTTTAACCAGCTACGAAGCGCGAAATCTGATTCGGGAGAAAGCGAAAAAGTATCTGATACAACCAACCGTACAAGTGCGGTTTGTGAATTTTAAAGTAACAATAATTGGAGAGGTGGGCAGGCCTTCCAGCTACACCATGCCGTCAGAGCGGGTGACGGTATTAGATGCCATTGGCTTAGCGGGCGACTTAACTATTTATGGTAAGCGGGAGAACGTGCTTTTGATAAGGGAAACACCGGAGGGTAAGGAAATGGTGCGTTTCAATCTAAATGATTCAAAATTATTCGATTCACCCTATTATTATTTGAAGCAAAACGATATCATTTATGTGGAACCGAGTAAGGGAAAAATTGCTTCTGCCGAGTCATCAAGATTTAGTATGCTAGCAGTTATTGCGTCATTGGCATCTACTGTGGTATTAATTATTACACGACTTTAA
- a CDS encoding WcaI family glycosyltransferase, translating to MRILIFGINYAPELTGIGKYTGEMATWLASQGHEVAVVTAPPYYPEWEINPAYKGKGWHKERRDGVTVYRVPLYVPKEVTSKKRIVHEFSFLGGVFPRWFALLLKKKYDVVININPPFHLGFFAMLYAKLKRAKLITHIQDLQIDAAKDLGMIKNERLLRLMFKSERYILKHSDAISSISLGMKRKILSKGVPEQKYMMFPNWVDEDAVKPLSKKESLREEWNIPLTDRVILYSGNLGEKQGLEMIIDAAEQFRHQDNVRFIIVGMGGAKERLQQLAKTKALPNIYFYPLQPYAKLSALLATADIHLVLQKKSASDLVMPSKLTGILAAGGCALVTALPGTSLHDVIADNKLGFLVEPESVSALVEGLKAMLNTDLQPYKDEARAYAMDHLSKEKIMHGFEENMRVLCKEKVK from the coding sequence ATGAGAATTTTAATCTTTGGAATTAATTATGCTCCTGAACTCACTGGTATTGGGAAGTACACAGGGGAGATGGCTACTTGGTTGGCGAGTCAGGGGCATGAGGTGGCCGTAGTGACCGCGCCTCCTTACTATCCCGAGTGGGAGATAAATCCAGCTTACAAGGGGAAGGGTTGGCATAAGGAAAGGCGAGACGGTGTGACTGTGTATCGTGTGCCCTTATATGTTCCAAAAGAAGTGACGTCTAAAAAGCGTATTGTCCATGAATTCTCTTTTCTTGGTGGTGTCTTCCCACGTTGGTTCGCCTTGCTATTGAAAAAGAAATATGATGTGGTGATCAATATCAATCCTCCTTTTCATTTAGGTTTTTTTGCAATGCTATATGCCAAATTAAAAAGAGCTAAGCTGATTACGCACATTCAGGATTTGCAGATAGATGCAGCGAAGGATTTGGGTATGATTAAAAACGAGCGGTTGTTGCGCTTAATGTTTAAATCTGAACGCTATATCCTTAAACACAGCGACGCCATCTCGTCAATCAGTTTAGGAATGAAAAGAAAAATCTTATCGAAGGGCGTTCCCGAGCAAAAATACATGATGTTCCCGAACTGGGTCGATGAAGACGCCGTGAAGCCTTTATCGAAGAAGGAATCGCTACGGGAGGAATGGAACATACCATTAACCGATAGGGTAATTTTATATTCCGGAAATTTAGGTGAAAAGCAAGGTTTGGAGATGATTATTGATGCAGCTGAGCAGTTCAGACATCAGGATAATGTTCGATTTATTATCGTGGGAATGGGGGGTGCTAAGGAGCGCTTACAACAACTTGCCAAGACTAAAGCGCTTCCAAACATTTACTTCTATCCCTTGCAGCCTTATGCCAAGCTAAGTGCTTTGCTGGCAACTGCCGATATCCATTTGGTTTTGCAGAAAAAATCGGCCTCCGATCTGGTGATGCCCAGCAAGCTTACGGGAATTTTAGCAGCTGGTGGATGTGCATTGGTCACGGCCTTGCCAGGTACCTCACTTCATGATGTCATTGCCGATAATAAGTTAGGTTTTCTGGTAGAGCCTGAATCTGTGAGTGCACTAGTTGAAGGGCTAAAAGCAATGCTGAATACCGATTTGCAACCATATAAAGATGAGGCCAGGGCTTATGCGATGGATCATCTTTCCAAAGAGAAGATCATGCACGGTTTTGAAGAAAATATGAGGGTATTATGTAAAGAAAAAGTGAAATAA
- a CDS encoding UDP-glucose 6-dehydrogenase: protein MSITKICCIGAGYVGGPTMAVIAKQCPHIRVTVVDLNEARIAAWNDSDVTKIPVYEPGLSEVVAEARGRNLFFSTDVDGAIDEAEMVFISVNTPTKTYGAGKGQAADLKWIELCARQIARVSTTDKIVVEKSTLPVRTASTLKDILSHTGSGASFQILSNPEFLAEGTAVDDLLSPDRVLIGGDQSEEGKRAIGSLVEVYANWVPRERILTTNVWSSELSKLTANAFLAQRVSSINSLSELCEHTEADVSEVSRAIGTDSRIGPKFLKASVGFGGSCFQKDILNLVYIARTYGLQEVADYWEQVIIMNDHQKRRFAGRIIRTLYNTVNGKKIAFLGWAFKKDTNDTRESAAIYVADHLLLEQAELSVYDPKVPVQQVYTDLDYLATRSSDENKSLLKVVNDPYEACRDAHAVAVLTEWDEFRDYDWQRIYDNMLKPAHVFDGRNILDKAKLEAIGFKVKAIGS, encoded by the coding sequence ATGAGCATAACAAAAATCTGTTGTATAGGAGCGGGCTATGTTGGTGGCCCGACGATGGCTGTGATCGCCAAGCAGTGCCCGCATATCCGGGTTACGGTTGTAGACCTGAACGAGGCGCGTATAGCAGCCTGGAACGATTCCGACGTGACGAAGATCCCGGTTTATGAGCCGGGTCTGAGCGAAGTTGTTGCCGAGGCCCGTGGCCGGAACCTTTTTTTCTCTACCGATGTTGACGGAGCGATCGATGAAGCGGAGATGGTCTTCATATCGGTGAACACGCCCACCAAGACCTACGGAGCTGGGAAGGGGCAGGCCGCGGACCTGAAATGGATCGAGCTGTGCGCGCGTCAGATAGCGCGTGTGAGCACCACGGACAAGATCGTTGTGGAGAAGTCGACACTTCCGGTGCGTACGGCGAGCACGCTGAAGGATATCCTTTCCCATACGGGCAGCGGTGCGAGCTTCCAGATCCTGTCGAACCCGGAGTTTCTGGCCGAGGGAACGGCGGTCGATGACCTGCTGAGCCCCGACCGTGTGCTGATCGGGGGTGATCAGAGCGAAGAGGGGAAGCGTGCGATCGGGTCGCTTGTTGAGGTCTATGCGAACTGGGTGCCGCGTGAGCGTATCCTGACGACGAACGTGTGGTCCTCGGAGCTTTCGAAGCTGACGGCCAATGCCTTTCTTGCGCAGCGGGTATCGTCGATCAATTCGCTTTCGGAGCTCTGCGAGCACACGGAGGCGGATGTTAGCGAGGTTTCCCGAGCGATCGGTACGGACAGCCGCATCGGTCCGAAGTTCCTGAAGGCCTCGGTCGGATTCGGGGGTTCGTGTTTCCAGAAGGATATCCTGAACCTGGTGTACATCGCGCGTACGTATGGGTTACAGGAGGTTGCCGATTACTGGGAACAGGTTATCATCATGAACGACCACCAGAAGCGGCGCTTTGCGGGCCGTATCATCCGAACGCTGTACAATACGGTTAACGGGAAGAAGATCGCCTTTCTGGGCTGGGCCTTCAAGAAGGACACGAACGACACGCGGGAATCGGCTGCGATCTATGTAGCGGACCATTTACTGCTGGAGCAGGCGGAGCTTTCGGTGTATGATCCGAAGGTGCCGGTTCAGCAGGTTTACACGGATCTGGATTACCTTGCCACGCGGAGCAGCGATGAGAACAAGTCGTTGCTGAAGGTGGTGAACGATCCCTATGAGGCGTGCAGGGATGCGCATGCCGTAGCTGTGCTGACGGAGTGGGACGAGTTTAGGGATTACGACTGGCAGCGGATCTATGACAACATGCTGAAGCCTGCCCATGTATTTGACGGCAGGAACATCCTGGACAAAGCGAAACTGGAGGCCATAGGCTTCAAGGTGAAGGCTATCGGGAGTTGA
- a CDS encoding tyrosine-protein kinase has translation MQESNQEMKYKSNVDTGFDFREYLGRLVRLWPLFLVSLIICFAAVFLYLRYYVTPAYHVSAKVLIDDSQSSQGSGQYDLNGLLGTTSGVDNQVEILKTRFLMESLVRDLKLYVTWFNVGSFRDVELFEPPFDLEFTVNDEVNKTLALYISPTDTAKFSLKYTGDSDEEIVLDDIPFNTSFQIEGYGAFKLNKNNYSFAKGKQTYKVTIAPLDNAVGRLRGALSANISNKLTTIIDLQFDHAIRAKGEYILKYYIDEYIRQNIRDKSRIADSTIAFIDERIILVNAELDGIEQNIQRFMQDKGLANIGAQSQIILQNSNEYIKELATLETRMMVMDGVEELLSKPGGRSLISGTALNDGVADQGFNSMLNNYNSLILEKERLTLAYTADHPYIDNVNKRIESMKASIFEFIKNTRESLNVNREQLMKSAGQSQGDIRQLPAQERAFLDMSRQQQLKQELYLFLLQKREETALAKPSNISGIRVIDPPKADGSPFSPKKQIIWLGTFIFALLIPTGKIYIEDIFNTKVRGRADVEKRSSLPIIGELSHHTNTGEVVDFDSSRSPIAEQFRGLRTNLQFLMPNEQDKVVLVTSGMPGEGKSFASINLANVFAVSDKKVLLLEFDLRKPKLSKTYTGSGNGISNFIIDNQLTLADMIKPVNKAGNLYFGSCGPIPPNPSELIINPRTREMLARAREMFDIIIVDAPPIGAVTDGQLLSEYCDVSLYVVRADYTPRDLIGLPEDMRREKKMKNMAVVLNDVKEGSGSYYGYTYGYYNQEEVKDKWWKRIGK, from the coding sequence ATGCAAGAGAGTAATCAAGAAATGAAGTACAAGTCTAACGTTGATACGGGGTTTGATTTCCGGGAATACTTGGGAAGGCTAGTTCGCCTATGGCCACTTTTTCTAGTCAGCTTAATTATTTGTTTTGCCGCGGTATTTTTGTACCTGCGTTATTACGTTACACCGGCCTATCATGTGTCTGCGAAAGTTTTGATTGATGATAGCCAATCTAGCCAGGGTTCGGGTCAATATGACTTGAATGGCTTATTGGGTACAACTAGTGGAGTGGATAATCAGGTGGAAATTCTGAAGACCAGGTTCTTGATGGAATCGCTGGTGCGCGACTTGAAGTTATATGTTACGTGGTTTAATGTGGGATCATTCAGGGATGTAGAGTTGTTTGAGCCTCCTTTTGATTTGGAGTTCACCGTGAATGACGAGGTTAATAAAACATTGGCCTTATACATTAGCCCCACAGACACCGCAAAATTTAGCCTTAAGTATACTGGAGACAGTGACGAAGAAATCGTTTTGGATGATATCCCCTTTAACACCTCTTTTCAGATTGAGGGATACGGTGCTTTCAAATTGAATAAAAATAATTACTCCTTTGCTAAAGGGAAACAGACTTACAAAGTAACTATCGCACCTCTGGACAATGCCGTTGGACGGCTTAGAGGAGCCTTAAGTGCCAACATATCGAATAAATTGACTACCATTATCGACTTACAGTTCGATCATGCTATAAGAGCGAAGGGTGAATATATCTTAAAATACTACATCGACGAATACATACGGCAGAATATAAGGGACAAAAGTAGAATTGCCGACAGTACGATAGCTTTCATCGACGAGCGTATTATTTTGGTAAATGCCGAGCTAGATGGCATTGAGCAGAATATACAGCGCTTTATGCAAGACAAGGGCTTAGCTAACATTGGTGCGCAATCGCAGATTATTTTGCAGAATAGCAACGAGTACATCAAAGAATTAGCAACGCTTGAGACACGGATGATGGTGATGGATGGAGTAGAAGAGTTGTTGAGTAAGCCGGGGGGAAGAAGTTTGATTTCCGGAACAGCTCTGAACGATGGCGTAGCTGATCAAGGCTTCAATTCGATGTTGAATAATTACAACAGTCTAATTCTAGAAAAAGAGCGCTTAACCTTAGCTTATACGGCAGATCACCCCTATATCGACAATGTGAATAAACGCATAGAATCTATGAAGGCAAGTATTTTTGAGTTTATCAAAAATACACGCGAATCCCTGAATGTAAATAGAGAGCAGTTAATGAAAAGTGCTGGACAATCGCAAGGTGATATCCGACAACTACCGGCGCAGGAGCGAGCTTTCTTGGATATGTCTCGGCAACAACAGTTGAAGCAGGAACTATATTTGTTTTTACTGCAAAAGAGAGAAGAAACCGCATTGGCAAAACCGTCTAATATTTCGGGTATCCGGGTGATCGATCCGCCTAAGGCAGATGGCTCACCTTTTTCTCCAAAAAAGCAAATCATATGGTTGGGTACTTTTATTTTTGCTTTGTTGATTCCGACTGGCAAAATATATATTGAAGATATTTTTAATACGAAGGTAAGGGGGCGGGCGGATGTTGAGAAAAGAAGTTCGCTGCCGATCATAGGTGAATTGAGCCACCATACGAATACTGGTGAAGTTGTTGACTTTGATTCTTCTCGTTCACCTATTGCTGAACAATTTAGAGGCCTGCGAACAAATCTGCAATTCTTAATGCCAAATGAGCAAGACAAAGTGGTTTTAGTCACTTCAGGGATGCCAGGAGAAGGAAAATCTTTCGCATCGATCAATTTGGCAAACGTTTTTGCAGTATCAGATAAAAAGGTTTTGTTACTGGAATTTGATTTACGAAAACCCAAATTATCTAAAACCTATACGGGTAGCGGAAATGGGATATCGAATTTTATCATTGATAATCAATTGACCTTGGCAGATATGATCAAGCCGGTTAATAAAGCGGGCAATCTCTATTTCGGATCTTGTGGGCCCATTCCTCCCAACCCATCGGAATTGATTATAAACCCACGTACCCGGGAAATGTTGGCACGCGCAAGAGAAATGTTTGATATTATTATAGTGGATGCACCGCCAATTGGCGCAGTGACTGACGGACAGCTGTTAAGCGAATATTGTGACGTTTCACTATATGTGGTCCGTGCAGATTATACGCCGCGTGATCTGATCGGCCTTCCTGAAGACATGCGGAGAGAAAAGAAAATGAAAAATATGGCAGTCGTCTTAAATGATGTCAAGGAAGGCAGTGGAAGTTATTATGGTTATACATATGGCTATTATAATCAGGAAGAAGTAAAAGATAAATGGTGGAAAAGGATAGGAAAGTAG
- a CDS encoding SDR family NAD(P)-dependent oxidoreductase codes for MDRLKDKVAIVTGAAGGIGEAIARLFADEGARVLATDIQEENLKLWVHQAQQAGQQIEYALHDVASRTDWQSVITKALSLYGKVDILVNNAGIYPAGATTENTTDDLWNKVTAVNLTGPFIGTQLCIPHMKENNGGAIVNISSIAGIVGGNGAAYSATKGGLKLLTKDQAVEFAKDNIRVNAIHPGGILTPMTDFIGTAEEANELMKDLCPMGRLGNVMEIAYGALYLASDESSYTTGIELVIDGGLVAR; via the coding sequence ATGGATAGACTTAAAGACAAAGTAGCGATAGTTACCGGTGCAGCCGGTGGTATTGGTGAAGCTATAGCCAGGTTGTTCGCAGATGAAGGAGCACGGGTTCTGGCAACGGATATTCAGGAAGAAAATTTAAAGCTTTGGGTGCATCAAGCACAACAGGCAGGCCAGCAAATTGAATATGCTTTACACGATGTGGCCTCAAGGACCGATTGGCAAAGTGTAATTACAAAAGCGCTATCCCTTTATGGCAAGGTAGATATCTTGGTTAACAATGCCGGTATATATCCCGCAGGTGCCACTACCGAAAATACGACGGATGACCTGTGGAATAAAGTCACTGCCGTTAACCTCACCGGACCATTTATTGGCACTCAATTATGTATACCACACATGAAGGAAAACAACGGTGGTGCTATCGTCAATATTTCTTCTATCGCTGGAATAGTTGGTGGCAACGGAGCGGCCTACTCGGCTACAAAAGGCGGCTTAAAATTATTAACTAAAGATCAAGCTGTGGAATTTGCGAAAGATAATATACGGGTAAATGCTATACACCCCGGAGGTATTCTTACCCCTATGACCGATTTTATTGGAACCGCAGAGGAGGCAAACGAACTTATGAAAGACCTTTGCCCCATGGGAAGATTAGGGAACGTGATGGAAATAGCCTATGGCGCACTTTATCTGGCTTCTGACGAGTCATCTTATACAACCGGCATAGAGCTGGTTATTGATGGGGGGCTGGTTGCGAGGTAA
- a CDS encoding sialate O-acetylesterase yields MALAALLLLLSITTATFGKYIHRYHRKSFSNSVKSLVTANKLLREKIDFDVSSSDDSTFVILAFGQSNSANSSNFLYESHNTIINYYKGNTFIAKEPLLGMKGGLGGSVWTIFADKLIDNRMCRNVVVIPIGISGTNINCWSSGRCNTDLVETLGLLRQKNIKATHIFWHQGEADNSRISKGNYKDRLVSIINTVREFGQDAPFYCSIASYAPKRSALTGLGIDANIQQAQIETINEMPNVLAGPNTDKLIYAIDRFDGQHFSEIGLDRYSDLLMQSVIDGAEEIQQD; encoded by the coding sequence ATGGCGCTGGCTGCGCTTTTATTGTTATTATCCATTACAACAGCGACCTTTGGAAAGTATATTCATCGATATCATCGAAAGTCATTCTCCAATTCTGTAAAATCCCTAGTTACCGCAAATAAACTTCTCCGGGAAAAAATTGACTTTGATGTCTCATCATCAGATGACTCAACATTTGTTATATTGGCTTTTGGTCAATCCAATTCAGCTAATTCAAGTAACTTTTTGTACGAGTCGCATAATACGATCATTAATTACTATAAAGGTAATACATTTATTGCTAAGGAACCTTTGCTTGGCATGAAAGGAGGCCTGGGAGGTAGTGTCTGGACAATATTTGCTGATAAGCTGATAGATAACAGGATGTGCCGGAATGTGGTTGTAATTCCTATTGGTATAAGCGGAACCAATATTAATTGCTGGTCAAGCGGTCGTTGTAACACCGATCTAGTAGAAACACTTGGTCTTCTTCGGCAGAAAAACATTAAAGCCACTCATATATTCTGGCATCAGGGAGAAGCAGATAATAGTAGAATATCCAAAGGAAATTATAAGGATAGGTTAGTATCCATCATCAATACAGTAAGGGAGTTCGGACAGGATGCTCCGTTCTATTGCTCGATAGCTTCATATGCGCCAAAGCGTTCCGCACTAACTGGACTTGGGATTGATGCCAATATCCAGCAGGCACAGATCGAAACGATAAACGAAATGCCAAATGTGCTTGCTGGGCCGAACACAGATAAATTGATATATGCGATAGACAGGTTTGACGGGCAGCATTTTTCGGAAATAGGGTTGGATCGCTATTCGGATTTGTTGATGCAGTCGGTGATAGATGGCGCAGAGGAAATACAACAGGATTAA
- a CDS encoding glycosyltransferase family 2 protein, with translation MISVLILTKNEEQDLPGCLASVSWCDDVHVFDSFSDDRTVSIATEAGAQITQRKFDNWSAHQNWGLANIPFKHQWVLYIDADERVSDGLRKAVLEFNGNTDLVACELQRRDFAWNGKWLKHAQISPYYLRFFRPDKMRYERLVNPVSIPDGPVGRINGFLDHYPFSKGFRYWLQRHLSYADMEAAMRLEDMGKGTKFSWRKALFSKDFTEKRFHQKGLFYKMPGRPFIKWCYMVFGRRAFLDGSAGTTYATLQAIYEYFIILKTRELLNKKNSES, from the coding sequence ATGATTTCTGTACTTATTTTAACAAAAAACGAAGAACAAGATTTGCCAGGTTGCCTGGCCTCTGTGTCATGGTGTGATGATGTTCATGTTTTTGACTCCTTTAGTGATGATCGGACGGTGTCGATAGCAACGGAAGCGGGCGCTCAGATTACACAACGGAAATTTGATAATTGGTCAGCGCACCAGAATTGGGGGCTGGCAAATATTCCATTTAAGCATCAATGGGTCTTGTATATAGATGCGGATGAGCGGGTATCGGATGGATTGCGCAAAGCAGTGTTGGAATTTAATGGGAATACGGACTTGGTCGCTTGTGAATTGCAGCGACGCGATTTTGCCTGGAACGGCAAATGGTTAAAGCATGCACAGATTTCTCCATATTACTTACGATTTTTCAGGCCGGATAAGATGCGGTATGAGCGGTTGGTAAACCCGGTGTCGATTCCTGACGGCCCTGTCGGTCGAATCAATGGCTTTTTAGATCACTATCCGTTCAGTAAAGGATTTCGCTACTGGTTACAAAGGCACTTAAGTTACGCCGACATGGAAGCGGCAATGCGACTAGAAGATATGGGAAAGGGTACGAAGTTCTCTTGGAGAAAAGCCCTGTTCAGTAAAGATTTTACAGAAAAGCGCTTTCATCAAAAAGGACTTTTCTATAAAATGCCTGGCAGGCCTTTTATTAAATGGTGTTATATGGTTTTTGGTCGAAGGGCTTTTTTGGACGGATCTGCCGGTACTACCTATGCGACTCTACAGGCTATCTATGAATATTTTATCATTTTGAAAACAAGAGAATTATTAAATAAGAAAAATTCCGAAAGCTAA